Proteins from a single region of Trichoderma asperellum chromosome 3, complete sequence:
- a CDS encoding uncharacterized protein (EggNog:ENOG41) has translation MPVPLPIVLPAAAASLAYLNAKSGFWYDFTLIKSIAKATIRVRRGLRNDTINLFYLLESHAKSARYADKAFLIFEGKTYTYAQTYDRVLRYGHWIKTKFDVKPKDIVAMDFQNSDTFIFVWFALWAIGAKPAFINYNLTGKALAHCIEAATTKLCLIDPAVASNVDEESTQNLPHVNFVVFTPEAEAEAMSTAPVRSPNADRSEDAMSNMAMLIYTSGTTGLPKAAVVAWGKCIYGGSIAETLLGRGGDDIMYTCMPLYHSSASILSLCATLHAGSTQALGRKFSTKTFWDDCRASKATMIQYVGETLRYLLAAPPQVDPVTGENLDRKHSVRLAFGNGLRPDVWDRVKERFGIETIAEFYAATESPGSAWNISSNDLGRGAIGRSGWLYSLISNTAAALVEVDHDTDSPWRDPVTKFCRRVKPGEPGEMLYRLPPEDVNERFQGYFNNPNASNSKILRDVFAPGDAWFRSGDILRRDPSGFTFFSDRIGDTFRWKSENVSTAEVSQAVGLHPSVREANVYGVQLPHHDGRAGCAAICFDTPVPDEATLRSLADHVKASLPRYARPLFLRLVREVGAEGQTTGTNKQQKSSLRAAGVKPKLRTTTEAEDGSGDTGKEEEEADIYWLKGNTYVPFREKEWRELEGGRVKL, from the exons ATGCCAG TCCCCCTCCCCATCGTCCTCCCCGCGGCGGCCGCCTCCTTGGCCTACCTCAACGCCAAATCTGGCTTTTGGTACGACTTCACGCTCATCAAAAGCATCGCCAAGGCTACCATCCGTGTGCGTCGTGGCCTCAGGAACGACACAATCAACCTCTTTTACCTCTTGGAGAGCCATGCCAAAAGCGCCCGCTACGCCGACAAGGCGTTCCTCATCTTTGAGGGCAAGACTTACACCTATGCGCAGACCTACGACAGAGTCCTCCGCTATGGCCACTGGATCAAGACAAAGTTTGATGTCAAGCCCAAGGACATTGTGGCCATGGACTTTCAGAATTCAGATACCTTTATATTTGTGTGGTTTGCGCTGTGGGCTATAGGCGCGAAGCCGGCGTTTATCAATTACAACTTGACTGGAAAGGCCCTGGCACATTGTATCGAAGCGGCAACCACGAAGCTCTGTCTTATTGATCCGGCGGTAGCCTCAAATGTCGATGAAGAGAGTACTCAAAATCTGCCCCATGTCAACTTCGTTGTCTTCACCCCAGAGGCCGAGGCTGAGGCCATGTCCACAGCTCCTGTGAGAAGCCCAAACGCGGATAGATCGGAGGATGCCATGTCCAACATGGCAATGCTCATCTACACCTCCGGCACCACGGGCCTGCCCAAGGCCGCGGTCGTGGCATGGGGGAAATGCATCTATGGAGGGAGCATCGCCGAGACGCTCCTAGGTCGTGGTGGCGACGATATCATGTACACG TGTATGCCCCTATACCACTCCTCCGCCTCCATCCTCTCACTCTGCGCAACCCTCCACGCTGGCTCAACCCAAGCACTGGGACGCAAATTCTCAACAAAGACCTTCTGGGACGATTGCCGCGCCTCAAAGGCCACCATGATCCAGTACGTTGGCGAGACGCTGCGCTATCTCCTGGCCGCCCCTCCGCAGGTCGACCCCGTCACTGGCGAGAACCTCGACCGCAAGCACAGCGTTCGCCTCGCCTTTGGCAACGGCCTCCGCCCAGACGTCTGGGACCGCGTCAAGGAGCGCTTCGGCATCGAGACCATCGCCGAGTTCTACGCCGCCACCGAGTCGCCCGGCTCCGCGTGGAACATTAGCAGCAACGACCTGGGCCGCGGTGCCATTGGTCGTTCTGGCTGGCTGTACTCGCTCATCAGCAACACCGCCGCGGCACTCGTCGAGGTCGATCATGACACTGACTCGCCCTGGCGCGATCCCGTGACGAAATTCTGTCGCCGTGTGAAGCCCGGCGAGCCCGGCGAGATGCTGTATCGCCTCCCTCCCGAAGACGTCAATGAGCGCTTTCAGGGCTACTTCAACAACCCAAACGCCTCCAACTCCAAGATCCTGCGCGATGTCTTCGCCCCCGGCGACGCCTGGTTCCGCTCCGGCGACATCCTGCGCCGCGACCCCAGCGGGTTCACCTTCTTCAGCGATCGTATCGGCGACACCTTCCGCTGGAAGTCCGAGAACGTCTCCACCGCCGAGGTCAGCCAGGCCGTCGGGCTCCACCCTTCAGTGCGCGAGGCCAACGTCTACGGCGTGCAGCTACCGCACCACGACGGCCGTGCGGGATGCGCCGCCATCTGCTTCGACACGCCTGTGCCGGACGAGGCCACGCTGAGGAGCCTGGCCGATCATGTGAAGGCGTCGCTGCCGCGGTATGCTCGCCCCTTGTTCCTTCGACTTGTCCGGGAGGTGGGGGCCGAAGGCCAGACGACGGGGACGAataagcagcagaagagtaGCCTGCGAGCTGCGGGTGTGAAGCCGAAATTGAGAACAAcaacagaagcagaagacggTAGCGGCGATACtggcaaggaagaggaggaggctgataTATACTGGCTCAAAGGTAATACATATGTACCCTTTAGAGAAAAGGAGTGGAGAGAGCTTGAGGGCGGAAGAGTGAAACTGTAG
- a CDS encoding uncharacterized protein (EggNog:ENOG41), translating into MPVPLPIVLPAAAASLAYLNAKSGFWYDFTLIKSIAKATIRVRRGLRNDTINLFYLLESHAKSARYADKAFLIFEGKTYTYAQTYDRVLRYGHWIKTKFDVKPKDIVAMDFQNSDTFIFVWFALWAIGAKPAFINYNLTGKALAHCIEAATTKLCLIDPAVASNVDEESTQNLPHVNFVVFTPEAEAEAMSTAPVRSPNADRSEDAMSNMAMLIYTSGTTGLPKAAVVAWGKCIYGGSIAETLLGRGGDDIMYTCMPLYHSSASILSLCATLHAGSTQALGRKFSTKTFWDDCRASKATMIQYVGETLRYLLAAPPQVDPVTGENLDRKHSVRLAFGNGLRPDVWDRVKERFGIETIAEFYAATESPGSAWNISSNDLGRGAIGRSGWLYSLISNTAAALVEVDHDTDSPWRDPVTKFCRRVKPGEPGEMLYRLPPEDVNERFQGYFNNPNASNSKILRDVFAPGDAWFRSGDILRRDPSGFTFFSDRIGDTFRWKSENVSTAEVSQAVGLHPSVREANVYGVQLPHHDGRAGCAAICFDTPVPDEATLRSLADHVKASLPRYARPLFLRLVREVGAEGQTTGTNKQQKSSLRAAGVKPKLRTTTEAEDGSGDTGKEEEEADIYWLKGNTYVPFREKEWRELEGGRVKL; encoded by the exons ATGCCAGTCCCCCTCCCCATCGTCCTCCCCGCGGCGGCCGCCTCCTTGGCCTACCTCAACGCCAAATCTGGCTTTTGGTACGACTTCACGCTCATCAAAAGCATCGCCAAGGCTACCATCCGTGTGCGTCGTGGCCTCAGGAACGACACAATCAACCTCTTTTACCTCTTGGAGAGCCATGCCAAAAGCGCCCGCTACGCCGACAAGGCGTTCCTCATCTTTGAGGGCAAGACTTACACCTATGCGCAGACCTACGACAGAGTCCTCCGCTATGGCCACTGGATCAAGACAAAGTTTGATGTCAAGCCCAAGGACATTGTGGCCATGGACTTTCAGAATTCAGATACCTTTATATTTGTGTGGTTTGCGCTGTGGGCTATAGGCGCGAAGCCGGCGTTTATCAATTACAACTTGACTGGAAAGGCCCTGGCACATTGTATCGAAGCGGCAACCACGAAGCTCTGTCTTATTGATCCGGCGGTAGCCTCAAATGTCGATGAAGAGAGTACTCAAAATCTGCCCCATGTCAACTTCGTTGTCTTCACCCCAGAGGCCGAGGCTGAGGCCATGTCCACAGCTCCTGTGAGAAGCCCAAACGCGGATAGATCGGAGGATGCCATGTCCAACATGGCAATGCTCATCTACACCTCCGGCACCACGGGCCTGCCCAAGGCCGCGGTCGTGGCATGGGGGAAATGCATCTATGGAGGGAGCATCGCCGAGACGCTCCTAGGTCGTGGTGGCGACGATATCATGTACACG TGTATGCCCCTATACCACTCCTCCGCCTCCATCCTCTCACTCTGCGCAACCCTCCACGCTGGCTCAACCCAAGCACTGGGACGCAAATTCTCAACAAAGACCTTCTGGGACGATTGCCGCGCCTCAAAGGCCACCATGATCCAGTACGTTGGCGAGACGCTGCGCTATCTCCTGGCCGCCCCTCCGCAGGTCGACCCCGTCACTGGCGAGAACCTCGACCGCAAGCACAGCGTTCGCCTCGCCTTTGGCAACGGCCTCCGCCCAGACGTCTGGGACCGCGTCAAGGAGCGCTTCGGCATCGAGACCATCGCCGAGTTCTACGCCGCCACCGAGTCGCCCGGCTCCGCGTGGAACATTAGCAGCAACGACCTGGGCCGCGGTGCCATTGGTCGTTCTGGCTGGCTGTACTCGCTCATCAGCAACACCGCCGCGGCACTCGTCGAGGTCGATCATGACACTGACTCGCCCTGGCGCGATCCCGTGACGAAATTCTGTCGCCGTGTGAAGCCCGGCGAGCCCGGCGAGATGCTGTATCGCCTCCCTCCCGAAGACGTCAATGAGCGCTTTCAGGGCTACTTCAACAACCCAAACGCCTCCAACTCCAAGATCCTGCGCGATGTCTTCGCCCCCGGCGACGCCTGGTTCCGCTCCGGCGACATCCTGCGCCGCGACCCCAGCGGGTTCACCTTCTTCAGCGATCGTATCGGCGACACCTTCCGCTGGAAGTCCGAGAACGTCTCCACCGCCGAGGTCAGCCAGGCCGTCGGGCTCCACCCTTCAGTGCGCGAGGCCAACGTCTACGGCGTGCAGCTACCGCACCACGACGGCCGTGCGGGATGCGCCGCCATCTGCTTCGACACGCCTGTGCCGGACGAGGCCACGCTGAGGAGCCTGGCCGATCATGTGAAGGCGTCGCTGCCGCGGTATGCTCGCCCCTTGTTCCTTCGACTTGTCCGGGAGGTGGGGGCCGAAGGCCAGACGACGGGGACGAataagcagcagaagagtaGCCTGCGAGCTGCGGGTGTGAAGCCGAAATTGAGAACAAcaacagaagcagaagacggTAGCGGCGATACtggcaaggaagaggaggaggctgataTATACTGGCTCAAAGGTAATACATATGTACCCTTTAGAGAAAAGGAGTGGAGAGAGCTTGAGGGCGGAAGAGTGAAACTGTAG